The following coding sequences lie in one Chanos chanos chromosome 4, fChaCha1.1, whole genome shotgun sequence genomic window:
- the map4k5 gene encoding mitogen-activated protein kinase kinase kinase kinase 5 isoform X4, with product MDSFSRPSGEIQRRNPQHDFELIQRVGSGTYGDVYKARNIQTGELAAVKIIKLEPGDDFSIIQQEIFMVKECTHHNIVAYFGSYLCREKLWICMEYCGGGSLQDIYHVTGPLSEPQIAYVCRETLQGLGYLHSKGKMHRDIKGANILLTDHGDVKLADFGVAAKITATIAKRKSFIGTPYWMAPEVAAVEKNGGYNQLCDIWAVGITSIELAELQPPMFELHPMRALFLMSKSSFQPPKLKDKIKWTTAFHNFVKVSLTKNPKKRPTAEKLLSHVFVAQAGLTRKLAVELLDKMNNPDNHPHFSEGDDDDLEPVAERHTIRSSHNKNARAERTRSEINFDKVQFEPPLRKETEAHHSEMDVTKENDFPSPWSPFAEGGISSRSTLKQGVPPPLPPKPRLNSSSDEMGLNDGCLTVRRFPNSDNGPAPGPRRQSTPERGSKAEHNQPEYLSASVSSPGLLSHNAEQDQDDSDTSLNGDSPRPPPSRPQRKEFPKPAINGLPPTPKVLMGACFSKVFDGCPLKITCATSWIHPDTKDQYLIFGTEDGIYTLNLNELHEATMEQLFPRRCTWLYVINNNLMSLSEGKTFQLYSHNLIGLFEQLRKPGLAAQFQTHRFPDKILPRRFALTTKIPDTKGCHKCCIVRNPYTGHKYLCGALQSGIVLLQWYEPMQRFMLIKHFDFPLPSPLKVFEMLVVPEQEYPLVCVAISQGSEPGQVVRFETINLNSCSSWFTDIGSGGHQVDAIHVTQLERDTVLVCLDKNLKIVNLQGKLKSNKKLASELSFDFCIDSVVCLQDSVLAFWKHGMQGKSFKSNEVTQEISDPSRVFKLLGSDRVVVLESRPTDNPTALSNLYILAGHENSY from the exons GGGACGACTTTTCCATCATCCAACAGGAAATTTTCATGGTGAAGGAATGCACACACCACAACATAGTGGCCTACTTTGGGAGTTACCTCTG TCGTGAGAAGCTGTGGATTTGTATGGAGTACTGTGGAGGAGGATCTTTGCAAGATATTTATCATg tgaccGGTCCCCTGTCAGAGCCTCAGATCGCCTATGTGTGCAGAGAGACGTTACag GGACTCGGCTACCTGCACAGCAAGGGCAAGATGCACAGAGACATCAAG ggaGCCAATATCCTGCTCACAGATCATGGGGATGTGAAACTAG CGGACTTTGGTGTCGCAGCCAAAATAACAGCCACCATAGCAAAGAGGAAGTCTTTTATTGGGACTCCATATTG GATGGCTCCTGAGGTGGCAGCAGTGGAGAAGAATGGGGGTTATAACCAGCTGTGTGATATCTGGGCTGTGGGTATCACCTCCATAGAACTGGCCGAGTTACAGCCTCCCATGTTCGAACTGCACCCGATGAG GGCTTTATTCTTAATGTCAAAGAGCAGCTTCCAGCCTCCCAAATTAAAAGACAAGATTAAATG GACCACAGCCTTCCATAACTTTGTGAAAGTTTCTCTCACCAAGAACCCAAAGAAGAGGCCCACTGCAGAGAAGCTGCTTTCG CATGTGTTTGTAGCCCAGGCAGGATTGACTCGGAAACTAGCTGTGGAGCTGCTGGACAAAATGAACAACCCAGACAACCATCCTCACTTCAGtgagggtgatgatgatgacctGGAG CCTGTGGCTGAGAGACACACCATCCGTTCCTCCCACAATAAGAATGCTCGAGCAGAGAGGACTCGCTCAGAGATCAACT TTGACAAAGTGCAGTTTGAACCCCCACTGCGGAAAGAGACGGAGGCTCACCACTCTGAAATG GACGTGACCAAAGAGAACGATTTCCCTTCCCCGTGGAGTCCGTTCGCCGAGGGAGGCATCTCCAGCAG GTCAACCCTCAAACAAGGAGTGCCTCCGCCATTGCCCCCTAAG cCGAGGCTGAATAGTTCGTCCGACGAGATGGGTTTGAACGACGGCTGCCTGACGGTGCGACGGTTTCCGAACTCTGACAACGGCCCCGCGCCGGGGCCCCGCAGACAGAGCACGCCAGAGAGAGGCAGCAAGGCCGAACACAACCAGCCCGAGTACCTCTCTGCTAGTGTCAGCAGCCCCGGCCTTCTGTCACACAACGCAGAGCAGG ACCAAGATGACTCAGATACCAGCCTGAATGGGGATAGTCCCAGACCACCCCCTAGTCGTCCGCAGAGGAAGGAGTTTCCC AAGCCAGCCATCAATGGCCTTCCACCCACACCTAAAGTACTG ATGGGGGCCTGCTTCTCTAAAGTGTTTGACGGCTGCCCACTTAAAATCACCTGTGCCACGTCATGGATCCACCCCGATACTAAAG ACCAGTACCTGATCTTTGGGACAGAGGATGGAATCTACACCCTCAACCTGAACGAACTGCATGAGGCCACCATGGAGCAG CTGTTTCCCCGAAGGTGCACGTGGCTGTACGTTATCAACAACAACCTGATGTCATTGTCAG AAG GGAAGACGTTTCAGCTCTACTCCCACAACCTCATCGGCCTGTTTGAGCAGCTGAGGAAACCCGGCCTTGCAGCCCAGTTTCAGACGCACCGATTCCCTGATAAAATCTTACCCAG GAGATTCGCTTTGACCACCAAGATCCCGGATACCAAAGGCTGCCACAAGTGCTGCATCG TGCGGAACCCATACACGGGTCATAAGTATCTGTGTGGGGCCCTGCAGTCTGGCATCGTTCTGCTGCAGTGGTATGAACCCATGCAGAGATTCATGCTCATAAAG CACTTTGACTTCCCGTTGCCGAGTCCTCTGAAGGTGTTTGAGATGCTGGTGGTGCCGGAGCAGGAGTACCCCCTGGTGTGTGTGGCCATCAGTCAGGGCTCTGAGCCTGGACAGGTGGTTCGCTTTGAGACCATCAATCTCAACTCCTGCTCCTCCTGGTTCACCGATATAGGATCAG GTGGACACCAGGTAGATGCCATACATGTCACtcagctggagagagacactgtgcttgtgtgcttgGACA AGAACCTGAAGATAGTCAATCTCCAGGGCAAGCTCAAGTCCAACAAGAAGCTGGCATCTGAACTGAGCTTTGACTTTTGCATTGACTCTGTTG TGTGCCTTCAGGACAGCGTCTTGGCCTTCTGGAAGCATGGCATGCAGGGAAAGAGCTTCAAGTCTAATGAG gTAACACAGGAGATCTCTGACCCAAGCCGAGTCTTCAAGCTCCTGGGATCTGACAG ggtgGTGGTTTTGGAGAGCAGGCCCACAGATAATCCCACAGCTCTCAGTAACCTGTACATCCTGGCTGGGCATGAGAACAGTTATTAG
- the map4k5 gene encoding mitogen-activated protein kinase kinase kinase kinase 5 isoform X2, whose amino-acid sequence MDSFSRPSGEIQRRNPQHDFELIQRVGSGTYGDVYKARNIQTGELAAVKIIKLEPGDDFSIIQQEIFMVKECTHHNIVAYFGSYLCREKLWICMEYCGGGSLQDIYHVTGPLSEPQIAYVCRETLQGLGYLHSKGKMHRDIKGANILLTDHGDVKLADFGVAAKITATIAKRKSFIGTPYWMAPEVAAVEKNGGYNQLCDIWAVGITSIELAELQPPMFELHPMRALFLMSKSSFQPPKLKDKIKWTTAFHNFVKVSLTKNPKKRPTAEKLLSHVFVAQAGLTRKLAVELLDKMNNPDNHPHFSEGDDDDLEPVAERHTIRSSHNKNARAERTRSEINFDKVQFEPPLRKETEAHHSEMDVTKENDFPSPWSPFAEGGISSRSLLKSVEEELFIRGHITHLEDAFEDVELSTLKQGVPPPLPPKPRLNSSSDEMGLNDGCLTVRRFPNSDNGPAPGPRRQSTPERGSKAEHNQPEYLSASVSSPGLLSHNAEQDQDDSDTSLNGDSPRPPPSRPQRKEFPKPAINGLPPTPKVLMGACFSKVFDGCPLKITCATSWIHPDTKDQYLIFGTEDGIYTLNLNELHEATMEQLFPRRCTWLYVINNNLMSLSEGKTFQLYSHNLIGLFEQLRKPGLAAQFQTHRFPDKILPRRFALTTKIPDTKGCHKCCIVRNPYTGHKYLCGALQSGIVLLQWYEPMQRFMLIKHFDFPLPSPLKVFEMLVVPEQEYPLVCVAISQGSEPGQVVRFETINLNSCSSWFTDIGSGGHQVDAIHVTQLERDTVLVCLDKNLKIVNLQGKLKSNKKLASELSFDFCIDSVVCLQDSVLAFWKHGMQGKSFKSNEVTQEISDPSRVFKLLGSDRVVVLESRPTDNPTALSNLYILAGHENSY is encoded by the exons GGGACGACTTTTCCATCATCCAACAGGAAATTTTCATGGTGAAGGAATGCACACACCACAACATAGTGGCCTACTTTGGGAGTTACCTCTG TCGTGAGAAGCTGTGGATTTGTATGGAGTACTGTGGAGGAGGATCTTTGCAAGATATTTATCATg tgaccGGTCCCCTGTCAGAGCCTCAGATCGCCTATGTGTGCAGAGAGACGTTACag GGACTCGGCTACCTGCACAGCAAGGGCAAGATGCACAGAGACATCAAG ggaGCCAATATCCTGCTCACAGATCATGGGGATGTGAAACTAG CGGACTTTGGTGTCGCAGCCAAAATAACAGCCACCATAGCAAAGAGGAAGTCTTTTATTGGGACTCCATATTG GATGGCTCCTGAGGTGGCAGCAGTGGAGAAGAATGGGGGTTATAACCAGCTGTGTGATATCTGGGCTGTGGGTATCACCTCCATAGAACTGGCCGAGTTACAGCCTCCCATGTTCGAACTGCACCCGATGAG GGCTTTATTCTTAATGTCAAAGAGCAGCTTCCAGCCTCCCAAATTAAAAGACAAGATTAAATG GACCACAGCCTTCCATAACTTTGTGAAAGTTTCTCTCACCAAGAACCCAAAGAAGAGGCCCACTGCAGAGAAGCTGCTTTCG CATGTGTTTGTAGCCCAGGCAGGATTGACTCGGAAACTAGCTGTGGAGCTGCTGGACAAAATGAACAACCCAGACAACCATCCTCACTTCAGtgagggtgatgatgatgacctGGAG CCTGTGGCTGAGAGACACACCATCCGTTCCTCCCACAATAAGAATGCTCGAGCAGAGAGGACTCGCTCAGAGATCAACT TTGACAAAGTGCAGTTTGAACCCCCACTGCGGAAAGAGACGGAGGCTCACCACTCTGAAATG GACGTGACCAAAGAGAACGATTTCCCTTCCCCGTGGAGTCCGTTCGCCGAGGGAGGCATCTCCAGCAG GAGCCTTCTCAAAAGCGTGGAAGAGGAATTGTTTATACG gggACACATAACTCATCTGGAGGATGCTTTTGAGGATGTGGAGCT GTCAACCCTCAAACAAGGAGTGCCTCCGCCATTGCCCCCTAAG cCGAGGCTGAATAGTTCGTCCGACGAGATGGGTTTGAACGACGGCTGCCTGACGGTGCGACGGTTTCCGAACTCTGACAACGGCCCCGCGCCGGGGCCCCGCAGACAGAGCACGCCAGAGAGAGGCAGCAAGGCCGAACACAACCAGCCCGAGTACCTCTCTGCTAGTGTCAGCAGCCCCGGCCTTCTGTCACACAACGCAGAGCAGG ACCAAGATGACTCAGATACCAGCCTGAATGGGGATAGTCCCAGACCACCCCCTAGTCGTCCGCAGAGGAAGGAGTTTCCC AAGCCAGCCATCAATGGCCTTCCACCCACACCTAAAGTACTG ATGGGGGCCTGCTTCTCTAAAGTGTTTGACGGCTGCCCACTTAAAATCACCTGTGCCACGTCATGGATCCACCCCGATACTAAAG ACCAGTACCTGATCTTTGGGACAGAGGATGGAATCTACACCCTCAACCTGAACGAACTGCATGAGGCCACCATGGAGCAG CTGTTTCCCCGAAGGTGCACGTGGCTGTACGTTATCAACAACAACCTGATGTCATTGTCAG AAG GGAAGACGTTTCAGCTCTACTCCCACAACCTCATCGGCCTGTTTGAGCAGCTGAGGAAACCCGGCCTTGCAGCCCAGTTTCAGACGCACCGATTCCCTGATAAAATCTTACCCAG GAGATTCGCTTTGACCACCAAGATCCCGGATACCAAAGGCTGCCACAAGTGCTGCATCG TGCGGAACCCATACACGGGTCATAAGTATCTGTGTGGGGCCCTGCAGTCTGGCATCGTTCTGCTGCAGTGGTATGAACCCATGCAGAGATTCATGCTCATAAAG CACTTTGACTTCCCGTTGCCGAGTCCTCTGAAGGTGTTTGAGATGCTGGTGGTGCCGGAGCAGGAGTACCCCCTGGTGTGTGTGGCCATCAGTCAGGGCTCTGAGCCTGGACAGGTGGTTCGCTTTGAGACCATCAATCTCAACTCCTGCTCCTCCTGGTTCACCGATATAGGATCAG GTGGACACCAGGTAGATGCCATACATGTCACtcagctggagagagacactgtgcttgtgtgcttgGACA AGAACCTGAAGATAGTCAATCTCCAGGGCAAGCTCAAGTCCAACAAGAAGCTGGCATCTGAACTGAGCTTTGACTTTTGCATTGACTCTGTTG TGTGCCTTCAGGACAGCGTCTTGGCCTTCTGGAAGCATGGCATGCAGGGAAAGAGCTTCAAGTCTAATGAG gTAACACAGGAGATCTCTGACCCAAGCCGAGTCTTCAAGCTCCTGGGATCTGACAG ggtgGTGGTTTTGGAGAGCAGGCCCACAGATAATCCCACAGCTCTCAGTAACCTGTACATCCTGGCTGGGCATGAGAACAGTTATTAG
- the map4k5 gene encoding mitogen-activated protein kinase kinase kinase kinase 5 isoform X3, giving the protein MDSFSRPSGEIQRRNPQHDFELIQRVGSGTYGDVYKARNIQTGELAAVKIIKLEPGDDFSIIQQEIFMVKECTHHNIVAYFGSYLCREKLWICMEYCGGGSLQDIYHVTGPLSEPQIAYVCRETLQGLGYLHSKGKMHRDIKGANILLTDHGDVKLADFGVAAKITATIAKRKSFIGTPYWMAPEVAAVEKNGGYNQLCDIWAVGITSIELAELQPPMFELHPMRALFLMSKSSFQPPKLKDKIKWTTAFHNFVKVSLTKNPKKRPTAEKLLSHVFVAQAGLTRKLAVELLDKMNNPDNHPHFSEGDDDDLEPVAERHTIRSSHNKNARAERTRSEINFDKVQFEPPLRKETEAHHSEMDVTKENDFPSPWSPFAEGGISSRGHITHLEDAFEDVELSTLKQGVPPPLPPKPRLNSSSDEMGLNDGCLTVRRFPNSDNGPAPGPRRQSTPERGSKAEHNQPEYLSASVSSPGLLSHNAEQDQDDSDTSLNGDSPRPPPSRPQRKEFPKPAINGLPPTPKVLMGACFSKVFDGCPLKITCATSWIHPDTKDQYLIFGTEDGIYTLNLNELHEATMEQLFPRRCTWLYVINNNLMSLSGKTFQLYSHNLIGLFEQLRKPGLAAQFQTHRFPDKILPRRFALTTKIPDTKGCHKCCIVRNPYTGHKYLCGALQSGIVLLQWYEPMQRFMLIKHFDFPLPSPLKVFEMLVVPEQEYPLVCVAISQGSEPGQVVRFETINLNSCSSWFTDIGSGGHQVDAIHVTQLERDTVLVCLDKNLKIVNLQGKLKSNKKLASELSFDFCIDSVVCLQDSVLAFWKHGMQGKSFKSNEVTQEISDPSRVFKLLGSDRVVVLESRPTDNPTALSNLYILAGHENSY; this is encoded by the exons GGGACGACTTTTCCATCATCCAACAGGAAATTTTCATGGTGAAGGAATGCACACACCACAACATAGTGGCCTACTTTGGGAGTTACCTCTG TCGTGAGAAGCTGTGGATTTGTATGGAGTACTGTGGAGGAGGATCTTTGCAAGATATTTATCATg tgaccGGTCCCCTGTCAGAGCCTCAGATCGCCTATGTGTGCAGAGAGACGTTACag GGACTCGGCTACCTGCACAGCAAGGGCAAGATGCACAGAGACATCAAG ggaGCCAATATCCTGCTCACAGATCATGGGGATGTGAAACTAG CGGACTTTGGTGTCGCAGCCAAAATAACAGCCACCATAGCAAAGAGGAAGTCTTTTATTGGGACTCCATATTG GATGGCTCCTGAGGTGGCAGCAGTGGAGAAGAATGGGGGTTATAACCAGCTGTGTGATATCTGGGCTGTGGGTATCACCTCCATAGAACTGGCCGAGTTACAGCCTCCCATGTTCGAACTGCACCCGATGAG GGCTTTATTCTTAATGTCAAAGAGCAGCTTCCAGCCTCCCAAATTAAAAGACAAGATTAAATG GACCACAGCCTTCCATAACTTTGTGAAAGTTTCTCTCACCAAGAACCCAAAGAAGAGGCCCACTGCAGAGAAGCTGCTTTCG CATGTGTTTGTAGCCCAGGCAGGATTGACTCGGAAACTAGCTGTGGAGCTGCTGGACAAAATGAACAACCCAGACAACCATCCTCACTTCAGtgagggtgatgatgatgacctGGAG CCTGTGGCTGAGAGACACACCATCCGTTCCTCCCACAATAAGAATGCTCGAGCAGAGAGGACTCGCTCAGAGATCAACT TTGACAAAGTGCAGTTTGAACCCCCACTGCGGAAAGAGACGGAGGCTCACCACTCTGAAATG GACGTGACCAAAGAGAACGATTTCCCTTCCCCGTGGAGTCCGTTCGCCGAGGGAGGCATCTCCAGCAG gggACACATAACTCATCTGGAGGATGCTTTTGAGGATGTGGAGCT GTCAACCCTCAAACAAGGAGTGCCTCCGCCATTGCCCCCTAAG cCGAGGCTGAATAGTTCGTCCGACGAGATGGGTTTGAACGACGGCTGCCTGACGGTGCGACGGTTTCCGAACTCTGACAACGGCCCCGCGCCGGGGCCCCGCAGACAGAGCACGCCAGAGAGAGGCAGCAAGGCCGAACACAACCAGCCCGAGTACCTCTCTGCTAGTGTCAGCAGCCCCGGCCTTCTGTCACACAACGCAGAGCAGG ACCAAGATGACTCAGATACCAGCCTGAATGGGGATAGTCCCAGACCACCCCCTAGTCGTCCGCAGAGGAAGGAGTTTCCC AAGCCAGCCATCAATGGCCTTCCACCCACACCTAAAGTACTG ATGGGGGCCTGCTTCTCTAAAGTGTTTGACGGCTGCCCACTTAAAATCACCTGTGCCACGTCATGGATCCACCCCGATACTAAAG ACCAGTACCTGATCTTTGGGACAGAGGATGGAATCTACACCCTCAACCTGAACGAACTGCATGAGGCCACCATGGAGCAG CTGTTTCCCCGAAGGTGCACGTGGCTGTACGTTATCAACAACAACCTGATGTCATTGTCAG GGAAGACGTTTCAGCTCTACTCCCACAACCTCATCGGCCTGTTTGAGCAGCTGAGGAAACCCGGCCTTGCAGCCCAGTTTCAGACGCACCGATTCCCTGATAAAATCTTACCCAG GAGATTCGCTTTGACCACCAAGATCCCGGATACCAAAGGCTGCCACAAGTGCTGCATCG TGCGGAACCCATACACGGGTCATAAGTATCTGTGTGGGGCCCTGCAGTCTGGCATCGTTCTGCTGCAGTGGTATGAACCCATGCAGAGATTCATGCTCATAAAG CACTTTGACTTCCCGTTGCCGAGTCCTCTGAAGGTGTTTGAGATGCTGGTGGTGCCGGAGCAGGAGTACCCCCTGGTGTGTGTGGCCATCAGTCAGGGCTCTGAGCCTGGACAGGTGGTTCGCTTTGAGACCATCAATCTCAACTCCTGCTCCTCCTGGTTCACCGATATAGGATCAG GTGGACACCAGGTAGATGCCATACATGTCACtcagctggagagagacactgtgcttgtgtgcttgGACA AGAACCTGAAGATAGTCAATCTCCAGGGCAAGCTCAAGTCCAACAAGAAGCTGGCATCTGAACTGAGCTTTGACTTTTGCATTGACTCTGTTG TGTGCCTTCAGGACAGCGTCTTGGCCTTCTGGAAGCATGGCATGCAGGGAAAGAGCTTCAAGTCTAATGAG gTAACACAGGAGATCTCTGACCCAAGCCGAGTCTTCAAGCTCCTGGGATCTGACAG ggtgGTGGTTTTGGAGAGCAGGCCCACAGATAATCCCACAGCTCTCAGTAACCTGTACATCCTGGCTGGGCATGAGAACAGTTATTAG
- the map4k5 gene encoding mitogen-activated protein kinase kinase kinase kinase 5 isoform X1 gives MDSFSRPSGEIQRRNPQHDFELIQRVGSGTYGDVYKARNIQTGELAAVKIIKLEPGDDFSIIQQEIFMVKECTHHNIVAYFGSYLCREKLWICMEYCGGGSLQDIYHVTGPLSEPQIAYVCRETLQGLGYLHSKGKMHRDIKGANILLTDHGDVKLADFGVAAKITATIAKRKSFIGTPYWMAPEVAAVEKNGGYNQLCDIWAVGITSIELAELQPPMFELHPMRALFLMSKSSFQPPKLKDKIKWTTAFHNFVKVSLTKNPKKRPTAEKLLSHVFVAQAGLTRKLAVELLDKMNNPDNHPHFSEGDDDDLEPVAERHTIRSSHNKNARAERTRSEINFDKVQFEPPLRKETEAHHSEMDVTKENDFPSPWSPFAEGGISSRGHITHLEDAFEDVELSTLKQGVPPPLPPKPRLNSSSDEMGLNDGCLTVRRFPNSDNGPAPGPRRQSTPERGSKAEHNQPEYLSASVSSPGLLSHNAEQDQDDSDTSLNGDSPRPPPSRPQRKEFPKPAINGLPPTPKVLMGACFSKVFDGCPLKITCATSWIHPDTKDQYLIFGTEDGIYTLNLNELHEATMEQLFPRRCTWLYVINNNLMSLSEGKTFQLYSHNLIGLFEQLRKPGLAAQFQTHRFPDKILPRRFALTTKIPDTKGCHKCCIVRNPYTGHKYLCGALQSGIVLLQWYEPMQRFMLIKHFDFPLPSPLKVFEMLVVPEQEYPLVCVAISQGSEPGQVVRFETINLNSCSSWFTDIGSGGHQVDAIHVTQLERDTVLVCLDKNLKIVNLQGKLKSNKKLASELSFDFCIDSVVCLQDSVLAFWKHGMQGKSFKSNEVTQEISDPSRVFKLLGSDRVVVLESRPTDNPTALSNLYILAGHENSY, from the exons GGGACGACTTTTCCATCATCCAACAGGAAATTTTCATGGTGAAGGAATGCACACACCACAACATAGTGGCCTACTTTGGGAGTTACCTCTG TCGTGAGAAGCTGTGGATTTGTATGGAGTACTGTGGAGGAGGATCTTTGCAAGATATTTATCATg tgaccGGTCCCCTGTCAGAGCCTCAGATCGCCTATGTGTGCAGAGAGACGTTACag GGACTCGGCTACCTGCACAGCAAGGGCAAGATGCACAGAGACATCAAG ggaGCCAATATCCTGCTCACAGATCATGGGGATGTGAAACTAG CGGACTTTGGTGTCGCAGCCAAAATAACAGCCACCATAGCAAAGAGGAAGTCTTTTATTGGGACTCCATATTG GATGGCTCCTGAGGTGGCAGCAGTGGAGAAGAATGGGGGTTATAACCAGCTGTGTGATATCTGGGCTGTGGGTATCACCTCCATAGAACTGGCCGAGTTACAGCCTCCCATGTTCGAACTGCACCCGATGAG GGCTTTATTCTTAATGTCAAAGAGCAGCTTCCAGCCTCCCAAATTAAAAGACAAGATTAAATG GACCACAGCCTTCCATAACTTTGTGAAAGTTTCTCTCACCAAGAACCCAAAGAAGAGGCCCACTGCAGAGAAGCTGCTTTCG CATGTGTTTGTAGCCCAGGCAGGATTGACTCGGAAACTAGCTGTGGAGCTGCTGGACAAAATGAACAACCCAGACAACCATCCTCACTTCAGtgagggtgatgatgatgacctGGAG CCTGTGGCTGAGAGACACACCATCCGTTCCTCCCACAATAAGAATGCTCGAGCAGAGAGGACTCGCTCAGAGATCAACT TTGACAAAGTGCAGTTTGAACCCCCACTGCGGAAAGAGACGGAGGCTCACCACTCTGAAATG GACGTGACCAAAGAGAACGATTTCCCTTCCCCGTGGAGTCCGTTCGCCGAGGGAGGCATCTCCAGCAG gggACACATAACTCATCTGGAGGATGCTTTTGAGGATGTGGAGCT GTCAACCCTCAAACAAGGAGTGCCTCCGCCATTGCCCCCTAAG cCGAGGCTGAATAGTTCGTCCGACGAGATGGGTTTGAACGACGGCTGCCTGACGGTGCGACGGTTTCCGAACTCTGACAACGGCCCCGCGCCGGGGCCCCGCAGACAGAGCACGCCAGAGAGAGGCAGCAAGGCCGAACACAACCAGCCCGAGTACCTCTCTGCTAGTGTCAGCAGCCCCGGCCTTCTGTCACACAACGCAGAGCAGG ACCAAGATGACTCAGATACCAGCCTGAATGGGGATAGTCCCAGACCACCCCCTAGTCGTCCGCAGAGGAAGGAGTTTCCC AAGCCAGCCATCAATGGCCTTCCACCCACACCTAAAGTACTG ATGGGGGCCTGCTTCTCTAAAGTGTTTGACGGCTGCCCACTTAAAATCACCTGTGCCACGTCATGGATCCACCCCGATACTAAAG ACCAGTACCTGATCTTTGGGACAGAGGATGGAATCTACACCCTCAACCTGAACGAACTGCATGAGGCCACCATGGAGCAG CTGTTTCCCCGAAGGTGCACGTGGCTGTACGTTATCAACAACAACCTGATGTCATTGTCAG AAG GGAAGACGTTTCAGCTCTACTCCCACAACCTCATCGGCCTGTTTGAGCAGCTGAGGAAACCCGGCCTTGCAGCCCAGTTTCAGACGCACCGATTCCCTGATAAAATCTTACCCAG GAGATTCGCTTTGACCACCAAGATCCCGGATACCAAAGGCTGCCACAAGTGCTGCATCG TGCGGAACCCATACACGGGTCATAAGTATCTGTGTGGGGCCCTGCAGTCTGGCATCGTTCTGCTGCAGTGGTATGAACCCATGCAGAGATTCATGCTCATAAAG CACTTTGACTTCCCGTTGCCGAGTCCTCTGAAGGTGTTTGAGATGCTGGTGGTGCCGGAGCAGGAGTACCCCCTGGTGTGTGTGGCCATCAGTCAGGGCTCTGAGCCTGGACAGGTGGTTCGCTTTGAGACCATCAATCTCAACTCCTGCTCCTCCTGGTTCACCGATATAGGATCAG GTGGACACCAGGTAGATGCCATACATGTCACtcagctggagagagacactgtgcttgtgtgcttgGACA AGAACCTGAAGATAGTCAATCTCCAGGGCAAGCTCAAGTCCAACAAGAAGCTGGCATCTGAACTGAGCTTTGACTTTTGCATTGACTCTGTTG TGTGCCTTCAGGACAGCGTCTTGGCCTTCTGGAAGCATGGCATGCAGGGAAAGAGCTTCAAGTCTAATGAG gTAACACAGGAGATCTCTGACCCAAGCCGAGTCTTCAAGCTCCTGGGATCTGACAG ggtgGTGGTTTTGGAGAGCAGGCCCACAGATAATCCCACAGCTCTCAGTAACCTGTACATCCTGGCTGGGCATGAGAACAGTTATTAG